GATCCGGGGTCTCCCACACCATGTGCTCGTTCTGCGGAACGAGTTCGTAGAGCGGGTAGCGGTCCGGCCAGTGCACGTCCTTGCCGTACGGGCTGATCGACGCCAGCACGGGAAAGGCGCCGTCGTCGTCGGGCAGGAACACGTCGGCCAGGATCGGCGAGCCCGTGCGGGTGGGGACCTCGATGTCCCGTTCGATGCGCATCTCAGTACTCCTGTGAGTGGGGCAGGCGGGCCGGGTCCGAGCGCCGCCGCTGCGACCGAGGCTCGCCGTTAAGGCCAGTCGGCTTGCGTCAGGAGTATGTCGGCTCGTCCGCGCTAAAGCAAGAGCACTTGTATTAGGGTGTCGTCCTGTGAGTGATGTGGACGTCCGGCGACGGCCGGGTGGACGGTCGGCGCGCGTGCGCGCCGCTGTCATCGAGGCGACCAACCAACTGCTGCTGGAGCAGGGCCTGACGGGCCTGACGGTGTGCGAGGTGGCCCGGCGCGCGCAGGTGAACGAGACGTCGATCTACCGACGGTGGGGCACTCGCGAGAATCTCATCATCGACGCCCTGCTCGCCGACGCCGCCGAACAGCTCCCGGTGCCCGACACCGGGACCCTGCGGGACGATCTGATCGCCTACGCCACCGCGCTCGCCAGGTACCTGACCTCGCCCGGGGGTAACGCCCTCGATCGGGCGCTGGCCTCGGCCGGCGACGACCCGGCCACCCGGCGACTGCGCGACCAGTACTGGGACGCCCGCTACGCCCAGTCCGGACAGATCGCCGAGCGGGCGATCAAGCGCGGCGAGCTGCCCGGCACCACCGAACCTCGTTTCGTGCTCGAGATGCTCGTCGCGCCGTTGCACTTCAGGATCGTGCTTACCCGCGAGCCGCTCGAACCGGACCTGCCCACCCGCATCGTCGACGCCCTCCTCCGCGGGCTCGTCACGGCTGCCGAGCCACGCAACCGGGACGGCAATCGCCCCTGACGGGGAACAACGGTCGTCTTCGCCTGACCGGTCCGGTCAGGGCGCGGTGCCCGGCCACTGCTGGCCCCGCGTCCAGGAATCCAGGACGATGAGGGTTTTCGTGCTGGTGATGCGGTGGCTGCGGCGCAGTTCGTCGATCGTGCGTTGCAGGTGTTGCATGTCGCGCACCCGCAGCCATACCAGGGCGTCCGGGTCGCCGGCGATGGTGAACACCGCCTGCGCCTCGGGCATCCGCGTGGTGGTCTGCACGATCTCGTCGACGTTCGTGGTGCCGAAGAATCGGAGCTGGGTGAAGGCTTCGATGCCCCAGCCGAGCTTGGCGTGGTCGATCTGCACGGTGAACCCGGTGATGACCCCGGTCTCCTGCAACCGATCGACGCGTCGTTTCACCGCGGCCGTGGACAGCGTGACGCGGGAGGCGATGTCGGACAGCGTCCGGCGGGCGTCCTCCCGCAGCAGCGTCAGGATCTCCCGGTCGGTCGCGTCGATCAGCTCGTCGGTCATGACGGGCGATCGTACGCAACAGATGCGTCCCGGAGCACTCCGATCGCGAGGATTTTTGCGTGCTAGGTCGAACCGGCCCGTTCGTTGTTGCGCGGCGCCGCTCGCGTTGGCTGAAGTGATCCACGTCCCAACCGGCGTGACGCGAAAGGCCCGGCATGACCACCTTCACCCTGGACGAGCGGTACGTGCGCGAGACGGGAACGGTCTACCTCACCGGTGTGCAGGCTCTGGTGCGGGTGGTGCTGGACCGCGTCCGGCACGACCGGCGGGCAGGCCGGGACACGGCGGCGTTCGTGTCCGGTTACGAGGGTTCGCCCCTGGCCGGCTTCGACCTGGAGCTGGCGCGGCACGGGAAGCTGCTGGACGAGCACGCGGTGGTGCACCGGCCCGGGCTCAACGAGGAACTCGCGGCGACGTCGGTGATGGGCAGCCAGCTGGCCGCGGGGCTGGGCTCGTTGCGCAGGGACGGCGTCACCGGCTTCTGGTACGGCAAGGCCCCGGGCCTGGACCGGGCCACGGACGCGTTGCGGCACGCCAACCTCGCCGGAACCCACCCGCGCGGCGGCGCGGTCGCGCTGGTCGGGGACGATCCGAACGCGAAGTCGTCATCGGTGCCGTGCGCCTCCGAGCACGCGCTGGCCGACCTGGCGATGCCGGTGTTCTTCCCGGCGGATTCGCAGGACGTCCTCGACCACGGCCGGCACGCGGTGGAGCTGTCGCGGGCCAGTGGGCTGTGGACGGCGATGAAGATCGTCGCCAACGTCGCGGATGCGGCCGGCACCGCCGTCGTCGACCCGTCGTGGACGGCGCCGGTGCTGCCCGAGGGTGCGTACGGCCACCGCCCGAGCAGCCGGCTGCTCGGGCCGGAGCTGGCGACGCTGGAGCACAGCCTGCACCGGGTGCGGTTGCCGCTCGCGCTGGAGTACCTGCGGGCCAGTGGTGTCAACCGGATCGTGCGGTCCGGGCCGGGCGACCGGATCGGGATCGTCACGGCCGGCAAGTCCTATCTGGACTTGCGGCAGGCGTTGCGGGCGCTCGGCCTCGACGAGGACGCGCTCGCCCGCTTCGGCATCCGCATCCTCAAGCTCGGCGTGATCCACCCCGTCGAGCCCGGCGTCATCACCGACTTCGCCCAGGGGCTCGACGAGATCGTGGTGGTGGAGGAGAAGCGGGCGCTCATCGAACCCGCGGTCAAGGAGATCCTCTACGGCCGCACGGGAGCGCCGCGGGTGCACGGCAAAACCGGTCCCGACGGCCGGGTGCTGTTCACCGAGCTGGGCGAGCTCGATCCGGACGTCATCGCCAAGGGACTCGCCCGCCTGCTCGGTGACATCGAACCGGTGCGCGCGTGGCAGGGCCGGCGCCGGCGCGAGCGGATCGCGGTGCCGCTGCTGGCCCGCACGCCCTACTTCTGCTCGGGCTGCCCGCACAACTCCTCCACCAAGGTGCCCGACGGCACCCTCGTGGGTGGCGGGATCGGCTGCCACACCATGGCGCTGTTCATGGAACCCGACCAGGTCGGGGACGTCATCGGCATCACGCAAATGGGTGGCGAGGGCGCCCAGTGGATCGGCATGGCCCCGTTCGTCGAGGCCCGGCACCTGGTGCAGAACATCGGCGACGGCACCTTCACCCACTCCGGCAGCCTGGCGGTCCGGGCGGCGGTCGCGGCCGGCGTGAACGTCACGTTCAAGCTGCTGCACAACTCGGCGGTCGCCATGACCGGCGGCCAGGACGCGGTCGGGGCGTTGCCGGTGCACAAGCTCGCCGAACTGCTCCTCGTCGAGGGCGCGGCGAAGGTCGTGATCACCTCCGACCAGCCACGCCGGTTGCGGCGTCTGCGGTTCCCCCGCGGGGTCGAGGTCCGGTCCCGCGACGATCTGCTGCGCACCCAGGAGGAGCTGGCCGCGATTCCGGGCGTCACGGTGCTGATCCACGACCAGGAGTGCGCCGCGGAGAAACGGCGGAAGCGGCGGCGCGGCAAGCAGGAAACCCCGGCCACCAAGGTGTTCATCAACGAACGGGTCTGCGAGGGCTGCGGCGACTGCGGCGTGAAGTCCAACTGCTTGTCCGTGCAGCCGGTGGAAACCGAGTTCGGCCGCAAGACCCGCATCCACCAGTCCTCGTGCAACGTCGACTACTCCTGCCTCAACGGCGACTGCCCGTCCTTCCTCACCGTCGTGCCCGGAAACGGGAAGCGCCGCAAGCAGATCGGGTCGCTGGAGGCGTCCGAGCTGCCGGAACCGCGGCACACGGAAGGTGACGTCGCCGTGCGCATCACCGGGATCGGCGGCACCGGCGTGGTGACGGTGGCGCAGATCCTGGCCACGGCCGCGGTTCTCGACGGCCGGCACGTGCGCACCCTCGACCAGACCGGCCTGGCGCAGAAGGGCGGCGCCGTCGTCTCCGACGTCAAGATCACCACGGACCCGGTGGAGCAGGCGCCCAAGCTCGCCGCGGGGGAGTGCGACCTGTACCTGGCCTGTGACCCGCTCGTGGCGGCCGATCCGGCGCACCTGGCCGTGGCCGACCGGGACCGCACGGTCGCCGTGGTGTCCACTTCGGAGATCCCGACCGGGCGGATGATCATCGACACCGCGGTGTCCTTCCCCGAGCAGTCCAGCATCCGGTCCGTCCTGGACGGCGCGACCGTGCGCGGGCACTACCTGGACGCCCGCGCCGCGGCCGAGGCGTTGTTCGGCGACGACCAGTTCGCCAACATCCTCCAGCTCGGCGCGGCCTACCAGACCGGCGCGCTGAACGTGAGCGCCGCGGCCATCGAGCGGGCGATCGAGATCAACGGCACCGCGGTCGCGGCCAACCTGCAGGCGTTCCGCCGCGGCCGCCAGCTCGTGGCCGACCCGGACGCCCTGGCCGCCGAGCTCGTCCCGGCGCCGGCGGCGCCCGGAACCCCAGCCGACCCCGCGGCCGTGCGACGGGTGCGGTCGCTGGTGCGGGCCGAGGGCGGGGAGCTGGCGAGGCTGCTCGACTTGCGGATCCCGGACCTGATTGCCTACCAGGACGAGGATTACGCCCGCGCCTATGCCGAGTTCGTCGAGCAGGTGCGCAGCCGGGCCGGTGACAGCGCGGTCACCCAGGCCGTGGCGCGCAACCTGTACAAGCTCATGGCCTACAAGGACGAGTACGAGGTCGCCCGGCTCTCCCTCGACCCGGCGCTGCGGGCCGATATCGAAGCCGAGTTCGGTCCCGGCGCCCGCTACGCCCACCAGTTCCACCCGCCGGTGCTGCGTGCGCTCGGCCTGAACCGCAAGATCGCGCTCGGCCCCTGGGCGCAGCCGGTGCTGCGGCTGCTGCGCGCGGGACGGCGCCTGCGCGGCACCCGGTTCGACCTGTTCGGCTACGCCCGGGTGCGGCGCGTGGAGCGGCAGCTGATCACCGAATACCGCGATGCGATCAGCAAGGCCCTCCGCGTCTCCGAGGCGAATGAACCGGCGCTGCTCGAACTCGCCGAACTCCCCGACGCGGTGCGCGGCTACGAGGACATCAAGCTCGCCAACGTCGCCGCGTACCGGCAGCGCCAAGCGGAGCTGGCCGAGGCGCTGGGCCGGGCGAGCGGTCGCACG
The window above is part of the Amycolatopsis thermoflava N1165 genome. Proteins encoded here:
- a CDS encoding TetR/AcrR family transcriptional regulator, which encodes MSDVDVRRRPGGRSARVRAAVIEATNQLLLEQGLTGLTVCEVARRAQVNETSIYRRWGTRENLIIDALLADAAEQLPVPDTGTLRDDLIAYATALARYLTSPGGNALDRALASAGDDPATRRLRDQYWDARYAQSGQIAERAIKRGELPGTTEPRFVLEMLVAPLHFRIVLTREPLEPDLPTRIVDALLRGLVTAAEPRNRDGNRP
- a CDS encoding indolepyruvate ferredoxin oxidoreductase family protein gives rise to the protein MTTFTLDERYVRETGTVYLTGVQALVRVVLDRVRHDRRAGRDTAAFVSGYEGSPLAGFDLELARHGKLLDEHAVVHRPGLNEELAATSVMGSQLAAGLGSLRRDGVTGFWYGKAPGLDRATDALRHANLAGTHPRGGAVALVGDDPNAKSSSVPCASEHALADLAMPVFFPADSQDVLDHGRHAVELSRASGLWTAMKIVANVADAAGTAVVDPSWTAPVLPEGAYGHRPSSRLLGPELATLEHSLHRVRLPLALEYLRASGVNRIVRSGPGDRIGIVTAGKSYLDLRQALRALGLDEDALARFGIRILKLGVIHPVEPGVITDFAQGLDEIVVVEEKRALIEPAVKEILYGRTGAPRVHGKTGPDGRVLFTELGELDPDVIAKGLARLLGDIEPVRAWQGRRRRERIAVPLLARTPYFCSGCPHNSSTKVPDGTLVGGGIGCHTMALFMEPDQVGDVIGITQMGGEGAQWIGMAPFVEARHLVQNIGDGTFTHSGSLAVRAAVAAGVNVTFKLLHNSAVAMTGGQDAVGALPVHKLAELLLVEGAAKVVITSDQPRRLRRLRFPRGVEVRSRDDLLRTQEELAAIPGVTVLIHDQECAAEKRRKRRRGKQETPATKVFINERVCEGCGDCGVKSNCLSVQPVETEFGRKTRIHQSSCNVDYSCLNGDCPSFLTVVPGNGKRRKQIGSLEASELPEPRHTEGDVAVRITGIGGTGVVTVAQILATAAVLDGRHVRTLDQTGLAQKGGAVVSDVKITTDPVEQAPKLAAGECDLYLACDPLVAADPAHLAVADRDRTVAVVSTSEIPTGRMIIDTAVSFPEQSSIRSVLDGATVRGHYLDARAAAEALFGDDQFANILQLGAAYQTGALNVSAAAIERAIEINGTAVAANLQAFRRGRQLVADPDALAAELVPAPAAPGTPADPAAVRRVRSLVRAEGGELARLLDLRIPDLIAYQDEDYARAYAEFVEQVRSRAGDSAVTQAVARNLYKLMAYKDEYEVARLSLDPALRADIEAEFGPGARYAHQFHPPVLRALGLNRKIALGPWAQPVLRLLRAGRRLRGTRFDLFGYARVRRVERQLITEYRDAISKALRVSEANEPALLELAELPDAVRGYEDIKLANVAAYRQRQAELAEALGRASGRTAQHSA
- a CDS encoding Lrp/AsnC family transcriptional regulator, giving the protein MTDELIDATDREILTLLREDARRTLSDIASRVTLSTAAVKRRVDRLQETGVITGFTVQIDHAKLGWGIEAFTQLRFFGTTNVDEIVQTTTRMPEAQAVFTIAGDPDALVWLRVRDMQHLQRTIDELRRSHRITSTKTLIVLDSWTRGQQWPGTAP